In Vibrio bathopelagicus, the following are encoded in one genomic region:
- a CDS encoding DUF1439 domain-containing protein yields the protein MRIKLSRMIIPVVSALMLGGCVSYSVTEQEMTNYLQDSVMLEQEVGVQNVMYAQVAVDDLAVKIGRADAERVSVLANTNAQVQVFNVPNMRLDLDIEFSAIPEYDKESGEIYLKSLRLERFEEKDKQLSPEIAKLLKPAVSMIGFALSQSPVYKLDSNKVQESLIKSSEPNLVIKDNKLVIELFD from the coding sequence ATGAGAATTAAATTATCGAGAATGATCATTCCAGTTGTTTCAGCGTTGATGTTAGGCGGGTGTGTTAGCTATAGCGTTACTGAACAAGAAATGACGAACTATCTTCAAGATTCTGTGATGTTAGAGCAAGAAGTCGGTGTGCAAAACGTTATGTATGCGCAAGTGGCTGTCGATGACTTAGCGGTGAAAATTGGCCGAGCTGATGCCGAGCGCGTTTCTGTTCTGGCGAATACCAATGCACAAGTTCAGGTGTTTAACGTGCCGAACATGAGGTTGGATCTTGATATCGAGTTCAGTGCGATTCCTGAATATGACAAAGAGAGTGGCGAGATTTATTTGAAATCACTGCGTTTAGAGCGCTTTGAAGAAAAAGACAAACAGCTTTCGCCTGAGATCGCCAAACTACTTAAGCCTGCCGTTTCTATGATTGGTTTTGCGTTGTCTCAGTCGCCAGTTTACAAACTCGACAGCAATAAGGTTCAAGAGTCATTGATTAAGTCTTCGGAACCTAACCTTGTGATTAAAGACAACAAGCTGGTCATCGAGTTATTCGATTAA
- a CDS encoding sigma-54 interaction domain-containing protein, whose protein sequence is MPSKRVSPEPTTRSVILLCNTACLHHKQWVEELRLHKWKAQLAETSEQAIHLLNSHSHCCTPIVVSCLTSSSIDKQCEQISALKAHSPSLKAIAICSLPPSHDLPLIKQTFWDYYHLPIDTEWLARSLGHAYGMIDCKQNKSKPVSIGEYQLVGQSNTIQQLKKKIAKIANNDFPVLIQGETGTGKSLCARLIHEASARSQKPFIAVNCGAIPQSLIHSELFGFEKGSFTGANKRYVGHVERANGGTLFLDEIGDLELSLQTYLLHFLENNLIERLGSNNQLPVDCRVIFATNVNIEQAVAAGKFRKDLFHRINVLPLDLVPLNDHKEDIEDLVRFELKHNYASKTKLPSDTLEQMKQYHWPGNVRELFNCIKRAIVLSNSSALSTRHMGIQLKDASHDTENDTRLSSKNVRRVIQQHHYNISQSAKALSISRTTLYKLIKKHQIII, encoded by the coding sequence ATGCCATCAAAAAGAGTATCACCTGAACCAACAACTCGTTCCGTGATTCTGTTATGCAACACCGCATGCCTGCATCATAAACAGTGGGTAGAGGAACTGCGTCTCCATAAATGGAAAGCTCAACTTGCAGAAACCAGCGAGCAGGCCATTCACTTGCTCAATTCCCACAGTCACTGCTGCACACCAATTGTCGTTTCCTGTCTAACATCATCTTCAATCGACAAACAATGTGAGCAAATTTCAGCACTGAAGGCTCATTCTCCAAGTTTAAAAGCAATCGCTATCTGTAGCCTGCCACCAAGTCACGACTTGCCACTCATTAAGCAAACCTTCTGGGACTATTACCATCTGCCCATTGATACCGAATGGCTTGCCCGTAGCTTAGGGCACGCGTATGGCATGATAGATTGCAAGCAAAACAAGTCCAAGCCAGTCTCGATCGGTGAGTATCAATTGGTGGGCCAATCAAACACCATCCAGCAACTTAAAAAGAAGATAGCTAAGATCGCTAACAACGATTTCCCAGTGCTGATTCAAGGAGAGACAGGAACAGGAAAAAGCCTATGTGCGCGTTTAATACATGAGGCCTCAGCACGCAGTCAAAAACCTTTCATCGCTGTCAATTGTGGCGCTATTCCACAATCCCTAATTCACTCAGAGTTATTTGGCTTTGAAAAAGGCTCGTTCACGGGAGCAAACAAACGCTACGTCGGACACGTGGAAAGAGCGAATGGTGGCACGCTATTTTTGGATGAGATCGGCGATCTTGAACTGTCACTACAAACCTACTTACTCCATTTTCTAGAAAATAACTTGATAGAGCGATTGGGCAGTAACAACCAATTACCCGTAGATTGCCGCGTAATTTTCGCCACCAACGTCAACATCGAACAGGCCGTTGCTGCGGGTAAATTTCGAAAGGATCTCTTTCACCGGATCAATGTACTTCCATTGGATTTAGTGCCACTCAATGATCACAAAGAAGACATTGAGGATTTGGTTCGCTTTGAACTGAAGCACAATTACGCATCCAAAACCAAACTGCCTAGTGACACCCTTGAGCAAATGAAACAGTACCATTGGCCGGGCAATGTCCGAGAATTATTCAACTGCATAAAAAGAGCGATTGTTCTTTCTAATTCAAGTGCCCTCTCTACTCGTCATATGGGGATTCAATTGAAAGACGCGTCGCACGACACTGAGAATGACACTCGACTTTCTTCAAAAAATGTTCGTCGAGTGATTCAGCAACACCACTACAATATTTCTCAATCAGCTAAAGCGTTGTCTATTTCTCGGACAACCTTATACAAGCTGATCAAAAAACATCAGATAATAATTTAA
- a CDS encoding thiol-disulfide oxidoreductase DCC family protein, with the protein MTQLTIFYDGTCPLCAKEMAALAKHDTDNKIQTIDIYSEAFSNYPQIDAEAANTILHALDEHGKLLLGLDVTYQAWNLVGKGWLYAPLRWAIFKPITDWCYLRFAKNRYKISFWLTGKSRCNGNSCTK; encoded by the coding sequence ATGACACAACTTACGATATTTTATGATGGAACATGTCCATTGTGTGCGAAAGAGATGGCCGCGCTTGCCAAGCATGATACCGACAATAAGATCCAAACCATCGATATCTACAGTGAGGCGTTTTCAAACTACCCGCAAATAGATGCAGAGGCAGCCAATACGATTTTGCATGCACTCGATGAGCACGGAAAACTGCTACTTGGCTTAGACGTGACTTACCAAGCATGGAACTTAGTAGGAAAAGGTTGGCTTTATGCTCCATTACGTTGGGCGATATTCAAGCCAATTACAGACTGGTGCTACCTAAGATTTGCCAAGAATCGATACAAGATTTCGTTCTGGCTAACCGGAAAGTCACGGTGCAACGGAAACAGCTGCACTAAATAG